A genome region from Flavobacterium sp. CFS9 includes the following:
- a CDS encoding bifunctional oligoribonuclease/PAP phosphatase NrnA yields MKIQDIQAIQLLLATPKKIAIIPHRGPDGDAMGSTLGLYHFLLKNNHQPTVIAPNDFPDFLAWLPGSETVKIFEKDTENCTRILEEAELIFTLDFNAFHRTGEMEHTLAKLTAPFIMIDHHQKPDDYALYTYSDTSFGSTCEMVYNFISFLGKKEDIDKTIATCIYTGILTDSGSFRFPGTTGNTHRIIAELIDLGVENTQIPVLLFDNSSYSRLQLLGRALQNMKVLEEHKTSYTSLTQDELDAFNYVKGDTEGVVNYGLSIKGIVFTAIFIENKDEKIIKISFRSQGGFDVNQFARDHFNGGGHSNAAGGKSETSMEETLKKFEDLVNKLEI; encoded by the coding sequence ATGAAAATACAAGACATTCAAGCGATACAATTATTACTCGCAACCCCTAAGAAAATTGCTATCATTCCGCACAGAGGACCTGACGGCGATGCTATGGGTTCAACCTTAGGATTATACCATTTTTTACTAAAAAACAATCATCAGCCAACGGTTATTGCTCCTAATGATTTCCCTGATTTTCTAGCCTGGCTTCCAGGTTCTGAAACTGTAAAAATATTTGAAAAAGATACTGAAAACTGTACCCGAATATTAGAAGAAGCCGAGCTTATTTTTACACTGGATTTTAATGCTTTTCATCGTACCGGTGAAATGGAGCATACTCTTGCTAAGCTAACCGCTCCGTTTATCATGATCGACCATCATCAGAAACCGGATGATTATGCACTTTATACTTACTCTGATACCTCGTTTGGATCAACTTGTGAAATGGTCTATAATTTCATTTCTTTCTTAGGCAAAAAAGAAGATATAGACAAAACCATTGCCACTTGTATCTACACCGGAATATTAACGGATTCAGGGTCGTTCCGTTTTCCGGGAACAACAGGAAATACACACCGTATCATTGCAGAATTAATTGATCTAGGTGTCGAAAATACCCAGATACCTGTTTTGTTATTTGACAACAGCTCTTACAGCCGTTTGCAATTATTAGGACGTGCGTTACAAAACATGAAAGTGCTGGAAGAACACAAAACCTCTTATACTTCGCTTACTCAGGACGAACTGGACGCATTTAATTATGTAAAAGGTGACACCGAAGGCGTTGTTAATTACGGATTAAGTATAAAAGGTATTGTTTTTACTGCTATTTTTATCGAAAATAAAGACGAGAAAATTATTAAAATCTCTTTCCGTTCGCAAGGAGGATTTGACGTAAACCAGTTTGCCAGAGATCATTTTAATGGTGGCGGGCACAGTAATGCAGCAGGTGGAAAATCAGAGACTTCAATGGAAGAAACTTTGAAAAAATTTGAAGATTTAGTAAATAAACTAGAAATATAA
- a CDS encoding chaperone modulator CbpM codes for MSSKNLIQIKQFCLYHEIENTFITELHNYGLVEIIILEEDEYFQPEQLPTVEKMIRLHYDLKINLEGLDVIANLLNKIEGLQQNLTATQNKLRLYEQHQID; via the coding sequence ATGAGCAGTAAAAACTTAATCCAAATCAAACAATTTTGCTTGTATCACGAAATTGAAAATACCTTCATAACAGAGTTGCACAATTATGGTTTGGTAGAAATTATTATACTTGAAGAAGACGAATATTTCCAACCCGAACAATTGCCAACGGTTGAGAAAATGATACGCCTTCATTATGATCTGAAAATTAATCTTGAAGGCCTGGATGTCATTGCAAATCTATTGAACAAAATAGAAGGGCTGCAACAAAATCTTACTGCTACCCAAAACAAACTTCGTCTTTACGAACAGCATCAAATCGATTAA
- a CDS encoding RidA family protein, with amino-acid sequence MKRENILTGSPWEDKMGYCRAVRIGNIIEVSGTVAIVDGEKVKANDAYAQTYNILDRVEKVLEDLNVGMRDVIRTRIFTTDISTFEEVARAHSSFFKDVKPTTGFYEISKLVAPEYLVEIEFTAVVQ; translated from the coding sequence ATGAAAAGAGAAAATATCTTAACAGGATCACCTTGGGAAGACAAAATGGGATATTGCCGTGCTGTAAGAATTGGCAACATCATCGAAGTTTCAGGAACTGTCGCTATTGTTGATGGTGAAAAAGTAAAAGCTAATGATGCCTATGCTCAAACCTACAACATCCTGGACCGTGTTGAAAAAGTTTTAGAAGATTTAAATGTTGGCATGAGAGATGTGATCAGAACGCGAATTTTCACTACTGATATTTCGACTTTCGAAGAGGTAGCAAGAGCGCATTCCTCCTTTTTTAAAGATGTAAAACCTACAACCGGATTCTATGAAATCAGTAAACTGGTTGCTCCCGAATATTTAGTTGAAATTGAATTTACAGCTGTTGTACAATAA
- a CDS encoding voltage-gated chloride channel family protein encodes MTFQNLKKTLLTIFKWILICVLIGILSGSASAFFLLSLEWVTQFRIHHSWIIWLLPFGGLLVGFSYHYWGESVVKGNNLLLEEYESPQKIIPFKMAPLVLLGTLLTHLFGGSAGREGTAVQMGGAIADQFTKLFNLDNSERRILIILGISAGFASVFGTPLAGAIFALEVLYFSKINLKSTLLSFLVAYAAYFTVEFWPVKHTHYSIPVVPEISLTTLFYVILIGLLSGFAALLFSRSTHFWGSLFSKNIKYPPLRPFIGGIVLAIAIAGFGFTKFSGLGVPVIVDSFTNANPWYDFLLKILFTGFTLGAGFKGGEVTPLFFVGATLGSTLSLVIPLPIAFLAGLGFVAVFSGATHTPIACTIMGMELFGIQPGLSIAIACIIAYFSSGSVGIYKSQIVKGAKYKLYQRL; translated from the coding sequence ATGACTTTTCAAAACCTAAAAAAAACACTGCTTACTATTTTCAAATGGATTCTCATTTGTGTTCTAATAGGTATTTTGTCCGGATCTGCTTCTGCATTTTTCTTACTTTCACTTGAATGGGTTACACAATTTAGAATCCACCATAGCTGGATTATCTGGCTTTTGCCTTTTGGCGGCCTGCTTGTTGGATTTAGTTATCACTATTGGGGAGAATCCGTTGTAAAAGGCAATAATTTACTGCTGGAAGAATACGAAAGTCCTCAAAAAATCATTCCGTTTAAAATGGCTCCCCTGGTACTTTTAGGAACCTTACTTACCCATTTATTTGGGGGTTCGGCAGGACGTGAAGGTACAGCAGTACAAATGGGTGGCGCGATTGCCGATCAATTTACAAAGCTTTTCAATTTGGATAATAGCGAACGCAGGATTTTGATTATCCTCGGAATCAGTGCCGGTTTTGCTTCTGTTTTCGGGACTCCACTTGCAGGGGCAATTTTTGCCTTAGAAGTTTTGTATTTCAGTAAAATTAATCTCAAAAGCACCCTTCTCTCTTTTTTAGTTGCCTATGCTGCTTATTTCACTGTCGAATTCTGGCCGGTTAAACATACTCATTACAGCATTCCGGTTGTTCCTGAAATTAGTCTGACAACTTTGTTTTATGTCATTTTAATAGGTCTCTTATCCGGTTTTGCTGCTTTGCTTTTCTCGAGAAGTACCCATTTCTGGGGTTCACTTTTCTCCAAAAACATCAAATATCCGCCCTTACGTCCTTTTATTGGCGGAATTGTTCTGGCCATCGCCATTGCAGGTTTCGGATTCACAAAATTCTCCGGTCTTGGAGTTCCGGTAATTGTGGATTCCTTTACAAATGCTAATCCGTGGTACGATTTCCTGCTTAAAATTCTTTTCACCGGATTTACTCTTGGTGCAGGATTCAAAGGTGGTGAAGTAACCCCATTATTCTTTGTGGGGGCTACTTTAGGAAGTACTTTGTCTTTAGTCATTCCATTACCCATTGCTTTTTTAGCAGGTTTGGGATTTGTTGCCGTATTTTCGGGAGCCACGCACACTCCTATCGCCTGCACTATCATGGGAATGGAACTTTTTGGAATTCAACCCGGATTGTCTATCGCCATTGCATGTATTATAGCATATTTCTCTTCCGGTTCTGTTGGAATTTACAAATCTCAAATTGTAAAAGGAGCGAAGTATAAGTTGTATCAAAGATTGTGA